The following nucleotide sequence is from bacterium.
GGCGCGCATCGAGGGCCCTTCGGAGCCGCTCGAACAGCGCTTCCGTGAGCTGGCAGGGGCTTCGTGAGTCGGCTACCCACCTCCCCTCCGGCGGGCATACGCTGTCTCCTGGCGGGCTCATGCAGCCTGCCGGTGGCCTTGGGCCGCCTGCCAGCGAGCCCCGCGACGCGGAACACCTGACCCTGCTGAGGAAACTGCATGCCGCTCTACGACTACCAGTGCAAGGGCTGCGGCCATGAGTTCTCGCGGGAACAGCGGATCACCGAGAACCCGCTGAAGAAGTGCCCCGAGTGCGGCGCCATGAAGTCCAAGCGTCTGATTTCCCAAACGGCGTTCGTCCTGAAGGGGAGCGGTTGGTACAACGATCTCTACGCGTCGAACAAGCCGGCCAAGAAAGAGGACGGCGGCAAGGACGACTCGGCTGCAGAAAGCTCTGACGGCAAGAGCGAGGACAAGTCCGACAAGAAGCCCAAGAAGGACGGCAAGTCCAAGGGCGGCGGCAAGAGTGGCGGAAAGAGCAGCGGAAAAGGCGGCTCCAAGAAGGGCAAGAGCGCAGCCTGACGCCTCACCGGTTGGTACTCTCCTGCCCGTTCCGGCCAGGGGCGCAGGGACGGAATTTCGCTCCGTCGCACGGCGCCCGGTGCCCCCGGATCTCCGCAGTTCTTCACCCAGGAGGGACTCCCCCGTGTCCAACGAGACCGTCGTCGTCGACGGCCTGGCTCTCGCCCAGAAGCTCCGCAAGGAAATGGGCGATGAAATCGAAAAGCTCACCGCCAATGGAGAGCGCGGCCCCTGCCTCTGCGTCATCCGGGTGGGCGACGATCCGGCCAGCGCCTCGTACATCAAGGGCAAGCGCCGTGCGGCGAAACGCATCGGCATGGAGTCGATCGAGCACCACTTGCCGGAAGACACCACGCAGGAGGCGCTGCTCGAGCTCCTGGCCGACCTGAACGCCGACGACCATGTGGATGGCATTCTCGTTCAACTCCCGGTGCCGCCCCAGATGCAGGCGAACCGAATCGCCGAGGCGATCGATCCGGCCAAGGATGTCGACGGGGTCGGCACCATCAATGCGGGGCGACTCGTGATGGGCGAGGACGGGCTCTTCTCATGCACTCCCCTCGGCATCCTCGAGAT
It contains:
- a CDS encoding zinc ribbon domain-containing protein → MPLYDYQCKGCGHEFSREQRITENPLKKCPECGAMKSKRLISQTAFVLKGSGWYNDLYASNKPAKKEDGGKDDSAAESSDGKSEDKSDKKPKKDGKSKGGGKSGGKSSGKGGSKKGKSAA